GACCACCCAAAAAACCGCAAACAAAAACATAGGCTTTACCCATGAAGATTTTGCCGCCCTTCTAGACAAATACGATTATCATTTCAGTCCGGGAGATGTTGTCGCCGGGACTGTTTTCAGCATGGAACCCCGGGGAGCGCTCATCGATATCGGTGCTAAAACCGCCGCTTTTATCCCCGTGCAGGAGATGTCGATCAACCGCGTCGATAATCCCGAAGAAGTTTTACAACCTAACGAAACCAGGGAGTTTTTCATTCTTACCGACGAGAATGAAGATGGACAGCTAACCCTGTCGATCCGTCGCATCGAATATATGCGCGCTTGGGAACGGGTGCGTCAATTGCAAAAAGAAGATGCTACCGTGCGCTCGAATGTTTTCGCCACTAACCGTGGTGGGGCATTAGTCAGGATTGAAGGTCTCCGCGGCTTTATCCCAGGTTCTCACATTAGCACCAGAGAAGCGAAAGAGGATTTAGTCGGTCAGGAATTGCCCTTAAAGTTTTTAGAAGTGGATGAGGATCGCAACCGTCTGGTTTTAAGTCATCGTCGCGCTTTAGTGGAACGCAAGATGAACGGTTTAGCCGTGGGACAGGTGGTAATCGGTTCCGTGCGCGGAATCAAGCCCTACGGTGCTTTCATTGATATCGGTGGAGTCAGTGGTTTACTGCATATTTCCGAAATCTCTCACGATCACATTGACACCCCCCACACGGTTTTCAATGTCAATGATGAGTTGAAAGTGATGATTATCGATCTCGATGCCGAAAGAGGTCGCATTTCCCTCTCGACTAAACAATTAGAACCAGAACCGGGAGATATGCTAAAAAATCGCCCATTAGTGTTTGAAAAAGCGGAAGAAATGGCGATTAAATACCGAGAAAAACGTCTAGCGGAAGCGGAAGGCCGGACCGTCTCGGAAGTAGTCGCAGAAATTGAAGTCCCTCCCGCCCTGGAAGAGGAAGATTTAGTTCTCGCCGCCGCCGAGGAGTAGGTCAGCTATCAGTTATCAGTTATCAGTTATCAGATGTGAGTTTTTAGTGGACAGTCTTAAGTAGGGTCTGCGGCAATCCCCCGTGAAACAGGAAGCTCTCAACGACCTTGAGAGTAGTTCACTTTCAATCTTTAAAACCGACACTGCTGGCAACTCCTGTAATTCCGGTCATCTCCTCACTACTATTGGCATCGAGGAAACGATCCAAGTCATCAAAAGTGGTTCCGTAGGTAATAGTGTTATCGTCGTATCCTTTCAGACTGACGGTATGTTGCTCGAAAGCTTGGTGGAGATAGGGTAAACCGATGAGATAACTGTAGGTAGTTGCTCCGATGGCTAAATCCCTACCCATTTCTTTAGTAGCCGACTCTAAACGAAAAGCGGCGTTGACTGTATCGCTGATCGCCGTATAATCTGGATGTTCACCGCTGCCAGTATTACCCACCATGGCATAACCGGTATTCACTGCCGCACCGATGCGTAATTTGAAGGGTAAAGGATATTGTTCGCTTAAGGCGCAGGTCACGTTGTATAGTTGCGTAATTGC
This Microcystis wesenbergii NRERC-220 DNA region includes the following protein-coding sequences:
- a CDS encoding 30S ribosomal protein S1, with the protein product MTTQKTANKNIGFTHEDFAALLDKYDYHFSPGDVVAGTVFSMEPRGALIDIGAKTAAFIPVQEMSINRVDNPEEVLQPNETREFFILTDENEDGQLTLSIRRIEYMRAWERVRQLQKEDATVRSNVFATNRGGALVRIEGLRGFIPGSHISTREAKEDLVGQELPLKFLEVDEDRNRLVLSHRRALVERKMNGLAVGQVVIGSVRGIKPYGAFIDIGGVSGLLHISEISHDHIDTPHTVFNVNDELKVMIIDLDAERGRISLSTKQLEPEPGDMLKNRPLVFEKAEEMAIKYREKRLAEAEGRTVSEVVAEIEVPPALEEEDLVLAAAEE